A genomic segment from Malus domestica chromosome 05, GDT2T_hap1 encodes:
- the LOC103435672 gene encoding gibberellin 2-beta-dioxygenase 1-like isoform X2 — translation MVFVTKPPNENFSYARTSNNVSKLFSGIPLVDLTKPDSKQLIVKACEEYGFFKIINHGVPTDFITRLESEAIKFFSMPLSEKEKAGPPNPLGYGNNHIGKNGDVGWVEYLLLTTNTESNSQSSALNDYISAVKKMACEILELMAEGLKIQPRNVLSKLLMDEQSDSCFRLNHYPLCPELQGLSSASARNVIGFGEHTDPQIISVLRSNNTSGLQISLGDGSWISVPPDQNSFFINVGDSLQVLTNGRFQSVRHRVLANGLKSRVSMIYFGGPPLSEKIAPLQSVMNGEEESLYEEFTWFEYKKSACSSRLADNRLGHFERIAAS, via the exons ATGGTGTTTGTGACCAAACCACCTAATGAGAACTTTTCTTATGCTAGAACCAGCAACAATGTCTCCAAATTATTTTCTGGGATTCCTCTGGTAGACCTCACAAAACCAGACTCCAAACAACTCATTGTCAAGGCCTGTGAGGAGTATGGTTTCTTCAAGATCATCAACCATGGTGTTCCAACGGATTTCATTACCAGATTGGAATCTGAGGCCATCAAATTCTTCTCCATGCCACTCTCTGAGAAGGAAAAGGCGGGGCCTCCTAATCCGTTGGGATATGGGAACAATCATATTGGGAAGAATGGTGATGTTGGGTGGGTAGAGTACCTCCTCCTCACAACCAATACAGAGTCCAATTCCCAGAG TTCTGCTTTGAATGATTACATATCAGCTGTGAAGAAAATGGCCTGTGAGATTCTAGAGCTGATGGCTGAAGGGTTGAAGATTCAACCAAGAAATGTGTTAAGCAAACTTCTGATGGATGAACAGAGTGACTCTTGTTTCAGGCTCAATCACTACCCACTATGCCCAGAGCTTCAAGGTTTGAGTAGTGCCAGTGCCAGAAATGTGATTGGATTTGGAGAGCACACAGACCCACAAATCATTTCTGTGCTAAGATCCAACAACACATCTGGCCTCCAAATTTCTTTGGGAGATGGGAGTTGGATTTCAGTCCCCCCTGATCAGAACTCCTTCTTCATCAATGTTGGTGACTCTTTACAG GTTTTGACTAATGGGAGGTTTCAAAGTGTGAGGCACAGGGTTTTGGCAAATGGTTTAAAATCAAGAGTGTCAatgatttattttgggggaCCACCCTTGAGTGAGAAGATAGCTCCATTGCAATCTGTCATGAACGGAGAGGAGGAAAGCCTCTACGAAGAGTTTACATGGTTTGAGTACAAAAAATCTGCGTGCAGCTCAAGACTTGCAGATAACAGGCTTGGACACTTTGAGAGAATTGCAGCCTCATAA
- the LOC103435672 gene encoding gibberellin 2-beta-dioxygenase 1-like isoform X1, with translation MVFVTKPPNENFSYARTSNNVSKLFSGIPLVDLTKPDSKQLIVKACEEYGFFKIINHGVPTDFITRLESEAIKFFSMPLSEKEKAGPPNPLGYGNNHIGKNGDVGWVEYLLLTTNTESNSQRFLSVFGNSAEEFCSALNDYISAVKKMACEILELMAEGLKIQPRNVLSKLLMDEQSDSCFRLNHYPLCPELQGLSSASARNVIGFGEHTDPQIISVLRSNNTSGLQISLGDGSWISVPPDQNSFFINVGDSLQVLTNGRFQSVRHRVLANGLKSRVSMIYFGGPPLSEKIAPLQSVMNGEEESLYEEFTWFEYKKSACSSRLADNRLGHFERIAAS, from the exons ATGGTGTTTGTGACCAAACCACCTAATGAGAACTTTTCTTATGCTAGAACCAGCAACAATGTCTCCAAATTATTTTCTGGGATTCCTCTGGTAGACCTCACAAAACCAGACTCCAAACAACTCATTGTCAAGGCCTGTGAGGAGTATGGTTTCTTCAAGATCATCAACCATGGTGTTCCAACGGATTTCATTACCAGATTGGAATCTGAGGCCATCAAATTCTTCTCCATGCCACTCTCTGAGAAGGAAAAGGCGGGGCCTCCTAATCCGTTGGGATATGGGAACAATCATATTGGGAAGAATGGTGATGTTGGGTGGGTAGAGTACCTCCTCCTCACAACCAATACAGAGTCCAATTCCCAGAGGTTTCTATCAGTTTTTGGAAATAGCGCAGAAGAGTTTTG TTCTGCTTTGAATGATTACATATCAGCTGTGAAGAAAATGGCCTGTGAGATTCTAGAGCTGATGGCTGAAGGGTTGAAGATTCAACCAAGAAATGTGTTAAGCAAACTTCTGATGGATGAACAGAGTGACTCTTGTTTCAGGCTCAATCACTACCCACTATGCCCAGAGCTTCAAGGTTTGAGTAGTGCCAGTGCCAGAAATGTGATTGGATTTGGAGAGCACACAGACCCACAAATCATTTCTGTGCTAAGATCCAACAACACATCTGGCCTCCAAATTTCTTTGGGAGATGGGAGTTGGATTTCAGTCCCCCCTGATCAGAACTCCTTCTTCATCAATGTTGGTGACTCTTTACAG GTTTTGACTAATGGGAGGTTTCAAAGTGTGAGGCACAGGGTTTTGGCAAATGGTTTAAAATCAAGAGTGTCAatgatttattttgggggaCCACCCTTGAGTGAGAAGATAGCTCCATTGCAATCTGTCATGAACGGAGAGGAGGAAAGCCTCTACGAAGAGTTTACATGGTTTGAGTACAAAAAATCTGCGTGCAGCTCAAGACTTGCAGATAACAGGCTTGGACACTTTGAGAGAATTGCAGCCTCATAA